In Juglans regia cultivar Chandler chromosome 13, Walnut 2.0, whole genome shotgun sequence, the following proteins share a genomic window:
- the LOC109004336 gene encoding putative phospholipid-transporting ATPase 9, whose product MRGGKRRKLNFSKLYSFRCGKASMKDDDHSQIGGPGFSRVVYCNEPDRFEAGIRKYVGNYVRTTKYTVATFLPKSLFEQFRRVANFYFLVTGILAFTPLAPYTAVSAILPLIVVIGATMVKEGIEDWRRKKQDIEVNNRKVKLYQRDGVFDYTEWKNLRVGDIVKVEKDEFFPADLILLSSSYDDAICYVETMNLDGETNLKLKQALEVTSFLHEDSNFFDFKALVKCEDPNANLYSFIGSMEFEEQQYPLSPQQLLLRDSKLRNTDYIYGAVVFTGYDTKVIQNSTDPPSKRSKIEKKMDRIIYFLFCVLFLMAFVGSILFGIATEDDLENGRSKRWYLRPDDSTVFFDPKQAPLAAFFHFLTALMLYGYFIPISLYVSIEIVKVLQTIFINQDIHMYYEEADKPAHARTSNLNEELGQVDTILSDKTGTLTCNSMEFIKCSVAGTAYGRGVTEVERAMDGRDGSPLVNEKANEHIKDSTDSKSPVKGFNFKDERIMNGNWVNEPHAEVIQKFFRLLAICHTAIPEVDEETGKVSYEAESPDEAAFVIAARELGFEFYKRTQTSISLHELDPGSGNRVERSYKLLNVLEFNSSRKRMSVIIRDKEGKILILCKGADSVMFGRLAKNGREFEEETREHVNEYADAGLRTLLLAYREVGEEEYKEFNEKFTEAKNSVSADQETLIDEVAENIERDLTLLGATAVEDKLQNGVPNCIDKLAQAGIKIWVLTGDKMETAINIGFACSLLRQGMKQIIINLESPQIQALEKAGDKAAISKASKESVRSQITEGKAQLTSSSGGSNAFALIIDGKSLAYALEDNMNKMFLDLAIRCASVICCRSSPKQKALVTRLVKSGTGRTTLAIGDGANDVGMLQEADIGVGISGVEGMQAVMSSDVAIAQFRYLERLLLVHGHWCYRRISSMICYFFYKNVTFGFTLFLYEAYASFSGQPAYNDWFLSLYNVFFSSIPVVAMGIFDQDVSSRYCLKFPLLYQEGVQNVLFSWRRILGWMLNGFCSALIIFFFCTKALELQAFNNDGQTAGRDILGGTMYTCIVWVVNLQIALAISYFTLVQHVVIWGSVAIWYLFLLAYGAMSPTTSTTAYKLLIEDLAPAASFWFVTLVVVISTLIPYFSYSAIQMHFFPMYHEMIQWIRQNGQSNDPEFCDLMRQNSLRPTTVGFTARIAARTK is encoded by the exons ATGAGAGGGGGTAAAAGGAGAAAGCTGAATTTCAGCAAACTCTACTCATTCAGATGTGGGAAGGCATCTATGAAGGATGATGACCATTCGCAGATTGGGGGTCCGGGGTTTTCCAGGGTCGTTTATTGCAACGAACCGGACAGATTTGAGGCCGGGATTCGAAAGTATGTTGGCAATTATGTTAGGACTACAAAGTATACCGTTGCCACTTTCTTGCCTAAGTCTTTGTTTGAGCAGTTTAGGAGGGTAGCTAACTTTTACTTCTTGGTTACTGGCATTTTGGCCTTCACCCCGCTCGCGCCTTATACAGCCGTTAGTGCTATCCTCCCTCTAATTGTCGTTATCGGAGCAACGATGGTGAAAGAGGGTATTGAAGACTGGCGGCGCAAGAAGCAG GATATTGAGGTGAACAATAGAAAGGTTAAATTGTATCAACGTGATGGAGTTTTTGATTATACTGAATGGAAGAACCTGAGAGTGGGAGATATAGTAAAGGTGGAGAAGGATGAATTCTTCCCGGCAGATCTCATCTTGCTTTCATCCAGTTATGATGATGCAATCTGCTATGTTGAGACCATGAACCTTGATGGGGAgacaaatttaaaactaaagCAAGCATTGGAGGTTACTTCATTCTTACATGAGGACTCCAATTTCTTTGATTTTAAGGCTCTTGTTAAATGCGAAGATCCCAATGCAAATTTGTACTCTTTTATTGGAAGTATGGAGTTTGAAGAGCAACAATatcctctctctccccaacaACTTCTTCTCAGAGACTCTAAACTCCGAAATACAGACTACATATATGGTGCTGTTGTCTTCACTGGTTATGACACAAAGGTTATTCAAAATTCTACCGACCCCCCTTCAAAGAGAAGCAAAATTGAGAAGAAGATGGACAGAATTATCTACTTCTTGTTTTGTGTTCTATTTCTGATGGCATTCGTTGGATCTATTCTTTTTGGCATTGCAACTGAAGATGACTTGGAAAATGGGAGGTCAAAAAGGTGGTATCTTAGGCCAGATGATTCTACAGTTTTCTTTGATCCCAAACAAGCACCACTTGCAGCATTTTTTCACTTTCTGACAGCCCTGATGTTATATGGTTACTTTATTCCAATCTCCTTATACGTGTCAATAGAAATTGTGAAAGTTCTTCAGACCATCTTCATCAATCAAGATATTCACATGTACTATGAAGAAGCTGACAAACCAGCACATGCCCGTACCTCAAATTTGAATGAGGAACTTGGCCAAGTTGACACAATACTGTCTGATAAGACCGGGACTTTGACGTGCAATTCAATGGAATTCATCAAGTGTTCTGTGGCTGGGACAGCTTATGGTCGTGGTGTTACAGAGGTTGAAAGGGCTATGGATGGAAGAGATGGCTCACCTTTGGTTAATGAAAAAGCAAATGAACACATAAAGGATTCTACTGATTCAAAGTCACCCGTAAAAGGCTTTAACTTTAAAGATGAAAGAATCATGAATGGAAACTGGGTCAATGAGCCTCATGCAGAAGTCATTCAGAAATTTTTTCGGTTGTTGGCAATCTGTCATACTGCCATACCTGAAGTCGATGAAGAGACAGGGAAGGTTTCATATGAAGCTGAATCTCCGGATGAAGCAGCATTTGTGATTGCCGCAAGAGAACTTGGTTTTGAGTTCTACAAGAGGACCCAGACAAGCATATCACTGCATGAGTTGGATCCTGGGTCTGGCAACAGAGTTGAAAG GTCATATAAACTTCTgaatgttttagaatttaacaGCTCAAGGAAGCGGATGTCTGTGATAATAAGAGACaaggaaggaaaaatattaatactttgTAAAGGTGCTGACAG TGTCATGTTTGGAAGGCTTGCCAAGAATGGTAGGGAGTTTGAAGAGGAGACCAGGGAGCATGTTAACGAGTATGCTGATGCTGGTCTGAGGACTTTGCTACTTGCCTATCGTGAAGTCGGTGAAGAAGAATACAAGGAGTTCAATGAGAAATTCACTGAGGCAAAAAACTCTGTTAGTGCAGATCAGGAAACGCTGATTGATGAAGTAGCAGAGAACATTGAGAGGGATCTAACTCTTCTTGGTGCAACTGCTGTCGAGGACAAACTTCAAAATGGG GTTCCTAATTGCATTGACAAGCTTGCCCAAGCGGGAATTAAAATTTGGGTTTTGACTGGAGACAAGATGGAGACTGCCATCAATATTGG TTTTGCCTGTAGTCTGCTTAGACAAGGAATGAAGCAGATTATAATCAACTTGGAGAGTCCCCAAATTCAAGCATTGGAAAAGGCAGGAGATAAGGCTGCCATTTCTAAG GCATCGAAGGAAAGTGTCCGCAGTCAGATTACTGAAGGGAAGGCTCAACTTACTTCATCAAGTGGGGGATCTAACGCATTTGCTTTAATAATCGATGGGAAATCACTTGCTTATGCTTTAGAGGATAATATGAACAAAATGTTTCTAGATCTTGCAATTCGTTGTGCATCTGTTATATGCTGCCGCTCATCACCCAAGCAGAAGGCACTG GTTACAAGGCTGGTTAAATCTGGAACGGGGAGAACAACATTAGCAATTGGTGATGGTGCCAATGATGTGGGAATGCTTCAAGAAGCAGATATAGGGGTTGGAATCAGTGGTGTCGAAGGAATGCAG GCAGTCATGTCAAGTGATGTTGCGATTGCTCAGTTTCGCTATCTGGAACGTTTGCTACTTGTGCATGGACATTGGTGTTACAGAAGGATCTCGTCAATG ATATGTTACTTCTTCTACAAAAATGTTACATTTGGTTTCACCCTATTCTTATATGAGGCGTATGCATCATTCTCTGGGCAACCTGCGTACAATGATTGGTTTTTGTCGCTCTATAATGTGTTCTTCTCGTCAATTCCAGTGGTTGCTATGGGCATTTTTGATCAGGATGTTTCTTCTAGGTATTGTCTCAAG TTTCCTTTGTTATACCAAGAAGGGGTGCAGAATGTCCTTTTCAGCTGGCGTCGAATACTTGGCTGGATGTTAAATGGGTTTTGCAGCGCCttaatcatcttcttcttctgcacAAAAGCACTGGAGCTCCAGGCTTTCAATAATGATGGACAAACTGCTGGGAGGGATATTTTAGGGGGGACAATGTATACATGCATTGTTTGGGTCGTAAACTTGCAGATTGCACTTGCCATTAGTTACTTCACCTTGGTGCAACATGTTGTCATTTGGGGTTCAGTTGCTATCTGGTACCTTTTCCTCTTGGCATATGGAGCCATGTCTCCTACAACTTCAACCACTGCTTACAAACTCTTAATCGAAGACCTTGCCCCAGCCGCCTCTTTTTGGTTCGTCACTCTCGTTGTGGTGATCTCAACCCTAATACCATACTTTTCGTACTCGGCAATTCAGATGCACTTCTTTCCAATGTACCATGAAATGATTCAGTGGATAAGGCAAAATGGCCAATCAAACGATCCTGAGTTTTGTGATCTGATGCGGCAGAATTCGTTGCGGCCAACAACCGTAGGCTTCACAGCGCGCATAGCAGCAAGGACTAAATAA